The stretch of DNA aaaaaacttaacatattctcatttaatatatagtatgatttatctctttaaaaCCAAGGATAAATTTGGTTAGTGTACACATGAAAACATGTATTAGGAAAATGGTAGTCTAAGTAATTTCTCTCATAATTTtgtcaaatcacaaatcacacTTTCTcactcattttttatttagtgtttAACATTAAACTTAAATGGGTTAAGCAAACCATTTCTTCCTTTAAGACATACccattttaaataaatctgattaattaataaaaaaaatttttcaaatttttaaataacaaaatgttattattttaggcatatatacttaatattaatgtgagatccaatattgtacattttaaaagtttattatacCGAAAACATACatctcattatttttaaataattttatcctACTTGcaatttacattatattttctatCTTTGACTTTAACAATTGTAAAATATGtcatttttattgatatttcttACTCAATTTAtcacaatgtttttaaaacacataaaactaattagttcacatttatagtaacacaaaaaatacatgcgacagacaaataaaattaaatacataagaatataaaaaaccAAGAACCGAacaacaaacatattttattattcttccctcctgtttttatttatgtctCCTTTACATTTTTACTATTCAAAACAACCATgctaatttattataatcaaagctaaatgaattattttaatagagtattaACTCTACGAAAAACATGTGAAAAATActttgattaatttaattttaacgacgtactatctaataattttaaGCGACTTACCGTATACTAATTTTAATTCATCTGTTTATATCAATAGatgaattaaataatatttttgattaatataattttaaatgacttaccatataatttttatgttttaaaatataaaaatattttaatcatttctaaAAGTGAAAACTTATCCATGACATCACATTGTCATTGGAAAATGATgagaattttttaattatatatttgactatttttcattcatttgaaacattttataatatatgtatatatatatagagagagatatatatatatagagggaGAGAGTGAATGAgtgagtttaattaatattattaggtTTACATTAATTGTTTTCTGGAATCTATGACTTATTATATTCACtactaatataatatatttaaaaaccgtttttataattgtttatgtagtatcatatgtatttaaatgtatattatcaatttatataatgtaatctatgatatttaattttttatataaataaattatattaattcatcTATATCTAAGATgtttaattgtatgtttggaaacatatattAGATTAGGTAATTCTAGGCTTAgtttacttttaaaaactttaattagataaataaataaataaaaaccatcaaccaatcaaattataacaattaattgGAAAGCTCTCATATGAACGACACGTTGTAGAAAtcacttaagtgacttctcaattaatatatagtggatgttttaaaatataaaaatattttaatcatttctaaAAGTGAAACTTATCTACAGGGCCGGTCCTGAGATTTTGGGGGCTGTGACATCACATTGTCATTGGAAAAtgatgaattttttaaaattatatatttgactgttttgcattcatttgaaacattttagaatatatatatatatatatatatatagagtgaATGAGtgaacttaattaatattattaggtttacattaattagttttctagaatctatgatttattgtattcactactaatataaatatatataaaaccgtttttataattgtttctgtagtatcatatgtatttaaatgtatattcaatgggaaattttatgtttaccactttcatggtatcacttttcatctttaccaccatcAAAGGGACATTTTCGAAAATATCTTCTTTCAGTAAGTGGCAAAATGCTCTTATAccattgttctctatatatatatataataaatcattatttaaataaataaataaaaaaataattttcgaattatactttttcaaattcgaactttttataaaaaaacaaaattttgaatttttcgataatttttttaatttttttcaaatatttattttgaaaatcaaaaattaggTTTAAaactatttcattttttttatatatatttaaagtatttatttatatatttattagaatttatgttACAAGGTTTGAGCCACCTTTCTTTCTTGGAGTTTGCGGCAACTGAGGTCTCGCTCCTCTCATTCCATTCCTTGGGCATTGACGCTTCGCTATCGTTAGTTTGCACTTAGGTCCTCAGATTGTCGACTTAGGACCTGATCCGGACACCGAACCGGACGACTCGGGGTCTCGCTCCTCTCAAATATTTTGTGGAACTACATAATATTGTCAGTTCGGAATttgtaaaatgtgtttaaacTATGTAATTAACTTGGTTAGTTAAATAGTAAAAATGGTTTAATCATGAACTGGCAAGTTATAGAACTGTGTTCAAACATGGTTTCATACTTTCATACAACCCAAGCTAAGGCACGTCGACATCATTAGGAAAATATGATCTCACAATGAAAAAACACTCATTGAACACTGAAATcctcaaatatcaaaatatcccGAGCTAGAGTATATTAAACACAGAAAACATCAAATACATTGAACAAATAGGGATTTGAATCATTTGATATGCATATAGAATTGTGTTATTATTTTCCAGACAAATCTTAGATATAAACACAATGAAGAACACACTTTTGTTCTAACCAATTACTATTGATGTTCGACAACATTAGAAAAACTATTTCCAAACACTGTTACCTTAGGTACCattaaaaaaactctaaaaaatgTACAAGTTTGTTCTTAATCCGTTTTGAACAAATGGATGTACGTATGACTATATCTAAAGCGGCATACAGTTTAATTTACGTAATTTACATTTCCTAACAAATGAAACATGTTTATATTATAAAGTAGACGTATGTTTAAAAGTCAGGTATAGAATATTAACATAGGTTTGTAATATTATATTCTATTAAATAACTATAATCAGTTCAAGTCggtttagattttgattaaatGAAGTTATAAATGATGGTATAATTGCatactagattttaacccgtGCGGACGCGCgggtgtattttttaaaaaacatgatgctatttattttttatgtcatTATTTAGGGCTGGAcaaaaaaactcgaattcgaataaccgaaccgatcccaatccgaataagtattATCAAATGcaaaccaaaattgattaaatatccgaattattcaaattttggtatttgaataactgaaacctaatccaatccgaaccgaagtattttggatatccaaaacagatttatatatttatatatattatttatttttagagttaatatatatatataaaaacatccagaatatatatatgatacttttaagttcgtttaattatttgaaaatatatacaaataatcaaacgtaaatatataaaatagttaaagtatctcaaaaatccaaaaatacttaaataattattaattctctatacaaatatttaaaccaaaccaatttatatgttaagttaggtactatgacatatgttattcaaatttatatgtaatatattctattgtttataattttttaaaaattaaagaatataatatttaactttttaaaaattatttaaattggttatccaaatccgaaccgaatcctcaaagatctgaaccgaacaaAATCCCAAACAGACCCGAAAACGAAAACGAACGtccacccctaatcactattatatatcctaCTAGGGTAAACCCGTCTACGGGCGgacgaataataaaatagtaatatatattacTTTTAACCAAAAATCCCAATAGGACTCATaatctatttttgaaaaaacttaTCTATGTATTTCAAAATCCATATTGGCAATTATAAGCTTgtctaattataatatttattaaaaacagaattatttaatttctcttaatttttattttagtttaatgaTATCAATAAgacacatagatttttaaattactaaacactatgaaacattaaatattttttaaaatttatgtttattattaatttttttactatatatcATTTTGAAtgttgtttctttgatttttcttattatGTTTATCGACTTTTATGGTTAAAATTGtttgatatttgatttttcGTTACGGTTaattaaatttcataatataatgttaaaatttaatgggctgtttttattttgtagctgtaaatattttgatatgtttttttgaGTATTTAGTTTGATTTCTACTATTATTGTTGTTGTCatatttcacaattttttttgtttatcctaGGGGTTGGCCTGCGCAAGGAAATTTTATCTTGGTAAATTTAATGTTTAACAACTGCTTCTATTTCtatagttttttcaaaaaaaaatacatttgtttctattttgatgtgtttcttctATGTTTTGTATCAAAGATTTGTTGTTACGCAAAGAACTTCTTCCTCAGCCAACAGTAAATCTTTTTTGATTGATCACTTACATATTCACCTATTTCAGCAAGGTTTTTTTCACCATAGCTAGAGAAAGAGATGGATGGGTCTTGATCCAggaaaatgttttaatttaattgttaCGAAATTTTGACAGGGTTATGAAGCTTGGGTCTATTCTTACGTAACCACTCAATGACTAATGGTATTTCTGATGAAGTTTAATTTGCACTTATAAGAGCAAATGTAGTTGCCTTGCAGTGTacgaaaattattaaaatatccaGTAGCACTTATAggatcctatatatatataagagagtAGAAAATCTGAAATCACATTGACACTTTTAAGAAAAGTACGTAGTTTGCCTGGCAAcgtacaaaagttttttttttaaataaaagcaCTGAAGTATCAGATATATATGTGTAGAAAATCAGAGATCCCATGGACATTTCTAAAAAAGAGCAAACGTAGTTGCCGTACAAACGCAGTTGCCTTGCTGTGTACAAAAAATCGAGAAGGAAAAGAATCAGATGCAATAATTAGCATGACCGAAAGAGGTAGAATACTTTTGTCTAGAGGATTCTTTTAAAAAGTGGTAGTAGAGCATCAGCTAAAGTCCACAACAGTGTTTAAAACTCCTATACTCTTGAAGATTTACATGGTTTTCACTAACTTATACTATGTAATAATAGCAATAGTACCGATGCCAACGATGTTCAGAGCGACACAACTGTTCACACTTTACACCATCAGTGGTGGTGTAAGTTTTTTAACAGCTCCAGAACCTGGCATATCATTGCCCGAGTTGTCATTACCTACCTGCGAATGAGTTTGTGTGAAGATCAGTTTGACATGTTAAGAGGAAGAGCACGTCAGTTGTAAGTGAGTACGCTTACCTGTCCATCAAAAGTAGGAATTGGCGTTGGTTCTAATCTAATATCAGAGCTAGGGTGAATGATTTATGGTTTGATGAAAAGTCTGAACTTAGAGAGCTTGGCATGAAAGGTTAAGGTTTTTGGTTTGCCAGCCATGCGTCTTATATGTCAAATAGGTTTAAGTACATGGACTAAGGTCTCTAATAAAGCaacaaagagagaagaaagggAATTAGTATCTGCAACCATCGCTTGAGAAACTGCAGCAGTAGAAAGGCTTTGTCAGTTTGTTCATCTCACCATTAATACCCACACACCCAATAACTTGTTATAACGTATGGGAATGAGATTGGTTTAAATTACTTAGAGAGAGTGAATGGAAATGTGTTCAACATGGACTACCTTACAATCCCAACAGTGTTACATCATTACATGATGCACtggtggaagatgagaacctgCGTTGAAACTTCTGGAAGCACTTGGAACATGAGATATAAGACCAGTCATTACATGAGATATTTTAACATGCAAAAGAGATTAACCTTGCTCTGCAGAGAATGAGGTGTTCATTTCACACGAATCTCCTTCCACTTGTCCAAACACTCTTCCAGTTGGTATACATTCCTTCCATCCCCATGTATAAACTTCATGGCTCTCTATATGCAAaccaaacaaatcaaattaacAAACTTTTACGCAAATGTGGTCAAAGCTAACTAAACATCAAGAAAGTCACCTTTACCGCCACACAATGATCCCATCCAGCTTCAGCTTTCTGTACACAAACCTCCGGAGGCAGAGGAAACGGCTCGGGAGTCTCCTATGAAAGAGTAACTCGACTAAAACTCATAATCATAGAACAATATCAAATTAGAACACTGTGTTCTGAACACAATCAACGAAGAAAGGTTAGTGAAAAGCTTACACAGTGCTTTCCTGATGTGACATAGATTTGACCTAGATCATCCGTCGAGCCGCATGTGATCAGCTTCCCGGATTCTGATTAACACTCGAGTAATCAAATACAAAACCATCTCATTCCGATTGAACTATCAATTGTAAACTGATGAATCGTTCTATGAAACCTAGATAAGAGTTTGGACGAACCTGAGGTAGCCATTGCGAAACCGCAGCCTCCGCCGGAGACATCTTTCCAGGAGCTTTCGACTGCCGGCGGAATCTTCACCACCATTCGAAGAAGTGAGATACGAACCTATTTATACACGAAATCGTCGACTGAACAACGCAACTGAAGCTATCATAGCGGGCGTCTAGTTTaatgagattaaagacaatAAGATTTAAGGCGTAGAAATCACAACGCCCCATTACGGAACTGGAACGTCATCGCTATCGATGAGAAACGCAGAACAAAAATGTTCGGGAtgatagagaaaagaagaaacgaTGCGTTTCATTAAAAAGGACATGTGTCGCCCTCAATATTTTCTAATTGATGACGTGTCCGCCTATGTGGATGGCCTAGGAGGGATCCAAAGCTTACTTTATATAAAagatatgtgtcatcataggttataaaaatgtgttatcatataataatcgtattttatacgtaccatcaataagtaatcttataattaataatattttatacgtacaatcatataaataatcacatatatttttaaatttcagtgtgaaatataaaaaccataatttagcTGGTGTTTTGAAATtgagctttgtattgtatttttcttatatatattgaaaacatttttataatggtattagaaaatatgttagtaaaaatcaatttttgaatatatgtatattttaatgaatttttgatataaatcaattttaaattattattttgatttgaatgtgtATAAATTAACATAAGtctatactttttaatataatgtaatggacttccaatttttttaatagcataagtccattaattttttttctaatttgctgctatccatgtttccaaacaacactatatattttttaactgcTATCTGTGTTGccaaacaaaaagttaaaatacttttattttaataagatagattggTTTAATTTAAGTATACTGGTTATCATATAAAATTGTATGTAAGACATATTTTATAGGTCCAAATTTAAAATGTCACACTAATTTCAAATAGgattctaaattaatagattagataataTGCCAACAATATCTATAACGATTTCTGCCGGATGACTCTTTTTATGATATGTAATAATAGAAACATACGTTTTTCAGgatttagttaatattttagaaaacaaaagtatTTTAGAATATTGAACCGAACCATTCCAAATATTACATGTAATGTGTATAAAGTCCATAGCACATGTATAATCTCCAAATATACAAGATTATCTATTtctttaaactaataaatatgtgtatatagattgatttttttataaaaaatccttcttatattatttgaaaatgttGTAACATTTGAGAAAGAGTATTATCTAGATTGTACTTATTGTAAAATCTGAACATCATCatgatattaacatttttagcaaaaaaaaaaagaaaagaaagatattGTGACATTTGAAATGTGACATGTATCATTAATagaatgtttttaaagtttttatagaataaaaaagagatttgtaaaatataatattttttaaaagaatccGAAGTAGAtctcttttagtttttttaattgatacaaaaattatgtaattaccAACCTTTTCAGAACCAAACTTTACAAAGTGATGAACtagtatacaattttatttgGTAAGTGAAAAAAGTTTGTCAGTTACAATAACCATCATATA from Brassica napus cultivar Da-Ae unplaced genomic scaffold, Da-Ae ScsIHWf_1841;HRSCAF=2477, whole genome shotgun sequence encodes:
- the LOC125599342 gene encoding uncharacterized protein LOC125599342, whose protein sequence is MVVKIPPAVESSWKDVSGGGCGFAMATSESGKLITCGSTDDLGQIYVTSGKHCETPEPFPLPPEVCVQKAEAGWDHCVARAMKFIHGDGRNVYQLEECLDKWKEIRVK